The following proteins are co-located in the Elusimicrobiota bacterium genome:
- a CDS encoding DEAD/DEAH box helicase family protein: protein MALHSKFPKSPFVILDPEVRWFPADEALRETTYDKLLPPLVAELRKKVKQWRDSGYDGASETSKALLKWWFLTEHIKEKANGEVFIFQYYFAQREAIETIVFLYEVVKVKDKYDLLRYDSSGAVSAGMFDESWLRFVVKMATGSGKTKILSLALAWSYFHKLYEEGSGLARNFLVITPNIIVLDRIRADFDGLKIFFDDPILPDNGYDGKNWRDDFQVTLHIQDDVGVIRKTGNIFLTNIHRVYESNDTVASFEDEDSRDYFLGKKPTGATNESKVDLSQIVREIDELVVLNDEAHHIHDERLAWFKSIEDIHNRLKMKGGQLSLQLDVTATPKHTNGAIFVQTICDYPLVEAIYQDVVKHPVLPDPASRAKLQEQKSSKYTEKYKDYIHLGYLEWKKTYDEHLKVGKKAVLFIMTDDTKNCDEVAEYIRRTYQEFSSEDSILVIHTKNNGDIAESVSGKKEEELKKLRKAANDIDKLESPHKAIVSVLMLKEGWDVKNVTTIVGLRPYAAKSNILPEQTLGRGLRRMYRDPEVTELVSVVGTDAFMDFVESIKSEGVELEHRKMGEGSAPKTPLVVEVDKENKKKDLEKLDIQIPILTPRIYREYKNLSGLEPAGFGNKKFSVKEFSEAEKREIIFRDISNGMMTHKTELDSNFVPNYQSVIGYFTQVIMKELRLVSGYDILYGKVKEFIKNYLFDKETELENLNTLRNLSEIEITRTIIETFKQKINELTVLDKGEAEIRDYIKISKTRPFVVKEQGFIVPKKSIFNKIIGDSHFELEIASVLEQCDDVISYAKNYFAVNFKIDYCNASGDISYYYPDFLVKVSDKEIYVVESKGREDLDDIEKIKRLKQWCDDINGIQKEIKYNMLYIKQDEWDKLKQRPHNFNEMIKLWSENI from the coding sequence ATGGCACTGCATTCTAAATTTCCTAAATCACCCTTTGTAATACTTGACCCGGAAGTAAGATGGTTTCCGGCAGATGAAGCTCTGCGTGAGACCACTTATGATAAGCTGTTGCCACCGCTTGTTGCAGAGTTACGCAAAAAGGTTAAGCAATGGCGGGATTCCGGTTATGATGGTGCAAGTGAAACAAGCAAAGCACTGCTTAAATGGTGGTTTTTAACTGAACATATAAAAGAAAAAGCAAACGGTGAAGTATTCATTTTTCAATACTACTTTGCACAGCGGGAAGCAATTGAGACAATAGTATTTCTGTATGAGGTTGTGAAAGTAAAAGATAAATATGATTTGCTTCGCTATGACAGCTCGGGAGCAGTTTCAGCGGGAATGTTTGATGAGTCCTGGCTTCGCTTTGTAGTTAAAATGGCTACTGGGAGCGGTAAAACAAAGATACTGAGCTTGGCACTTGCTTGGAGCTATTTCCATAAACTTTACGAAGAAGGTTCAGGGCTTGCAAGAAATTTCCTCGTAATTACACCCAATATTATTGTTTTAGACAGAATCCGGGCAGATTTTGACGGGCTTAAAATATTTTTTGATGACCCTATTTTACCGGATAACGGCTACGATGGCAAAAACTGGCGTGATGATTTTCAGGTGACTTTGCATATTCAGGATGATGTTGGAGTAATTAGAAAGACCGGAAATATATTCCTTACAAATATCCATAGAGTTTACGAGAGCAATGATACCGTGGCTTCTTTTGAAGATGAGGATAGCCGAGATTATTTTCTTGGAAAGAAACCCACAGGCGCAACGAATGAATCAAAGGTTGATTTAAGCCAGATAGTAAGGGAAATTGATGAGCTGGTTGTGTTAAATGATGAGGCTCATCATATACACGATGAAAGGCTTGCATGGTTTAAATCAATAGAGGATATTCACAACCGCTTGAAGATGAAGGGCGGGCAATTATCCTTGCAATTGGATGTTACCGCTACACCCAAACACACTAACGGTGCCATATTTGTTCAAACTATCTGCGATTATCCGCTGGTTGAAGCCATATATCAGGATGTGGTGAAACATCCCGTGCTTCCAGACCCTGCAAGCAGGGCAAAATTGCAAGAACAAAAAAGCTCAAAATATACAGAGAAATACAAAGATTATATTCATCTTGGATATTTGGAATGGAAAAAAACGTATGATGAGCATTTGAAAGTTGGCAAGAAGGCTGTCCTCTTTATAATGACCGATGATACCAAAAATTGTGATGAGGTTGCAGAATACATAAGAAGAACATATCAGGAATTTTCAAGTGAGGATTCCATCCTTGTTATCCATACTAAAAATAACGGTGATATTGCTGAAAGTGTGAGCGGTAAAAAAGAAGAGGAATTAAAAAAACTGCGTAAGGCCGCAAATGATATTGATAAACTTGAAAGCCCGCACAAAGCAATAGTTTCGGTGCTTATGCTTAAAGAGGGCTGGGATGTAAAGAATGTAACGACAATTGTCGGGCTTCGCCCTTATGCCGCTAAAAGCAATATATTGCCGGAGCAGACGCTTGGCAGGGGCTTAAGGCGTATGTATAGAGACCCAGAAGTAACTGAGCTGGTAAGTGTTGTTGGGACTGACGCTTTTATGGACTTTGTTGAATCAATAAAGAGCGAAGGTGTTGAGCTTGAGCATAGAAAAATGGGAGAAGGTTCAGCCCCAAAAACCCCGCTTGTTGTTGAGGTTGATAAGGAAAACAAGAAAAAGGATTTAGAAAAACTTGATATTCAGATACCCATTCTTACGCCCCGCATTTACAGAGAATACAAAAACCTGTCAGGATTAGAGCCCGCGGGATTCGGGAATAAGAAGTTTTCTGTTAAAGAGTTTAGCGAGGCAGAAAAAAGAGAGATAATTTTTAGAGATATTTCTAACGGAATGATGACGCACAAAACCGAGCTGGACAGCAATTTTGTTCCGAATTATCAAAGCGTCATAGGTTATTTTACGCAGGTGATAATGAAAGAGCTTCGGCTTGTTAGCGGGTATGACATCCTCTACGGGAAAGTTAAAGAATTTATTAAGAACTACCTGTTTGATAAGGAAACGGAGCTTGAGAACCTGAATACTTTAAGAAACCTCTCTGAAATAGAAATAACAAGGACAATCATTGAAACCTTCAAGCAAAAAATAAACGAGCTGACGGTATTGGATAAAGGCGAGGCAGAAATACGGGACTATATTAAAATCAGTAAAACCCGCCCATTTGTTGTAAAAGAGCAGGGATTCATTGTTCCAAAGAAAAGTATTTTTAACAAGATAATAGGAGACAGCCATTTTGAGCTTGAGATAGCAAGTGTTTTAGAGCAGTGCGATGATGTTATATCTTATGCCAAAAATTATTTTGCAGTAAATTTCAAAATTGATTACTGTAATGCCTCTGGGGATATTTCGTATTATTATCCTGATTTTCTTGTCAAAGTCTCAGATAAAGAAATATATGTGGTAGAATCTAAGGGGCGTGAAGACTTGGATGATATTGAAAAAATAAAACGGCTAAAGCAATGGTGTGATGACATAAATGGGATTCAAAAAGAAATAAAATATAATATGCTATATATCAAGCAAGATGAATGGGATAAGCTGAAACAAAGACCGCATAACTTTAATGAAATGATTAAGTTGTGGAGCGAAAATATTTAA
- a CDS encoding ATP-binding protein: MCRTSTAEKVILIFDVKNNEFKNITGFDKAIYDFIPKLEYVDTKLCLEDVSRYGKNTPITNMLSGVLDVILEQSEKYRNFKDKFEELFGADDSEIRTELNSLGNKVKIYLTKQFPDCSEIKFNVSEPDFQDLIKNLTTSVDDGVETGAFEKGDGMQRALMLAIIQTYADYRREHEALNKSFIFLIDEGELHLHPSAQRNLKKALVELSNKGDQVFLNTHSSVLISDEEQGQNIFKVEKNDKRTEITQIENEEKPYIIYDLLGGSPADLLLPKNFFIVEGKSDYEFISRVLKRHYTDKPSVQIIIACGDLSQAERSLNSVEQIFKPIGKSIYKDKVVLLCDKQNDTAKWQSLLNAYPNLNERAFQLTVSNLEEYYPSSWKKTSDEVGRMSSHQKKNLAKEVGDAIEKNVFENEMEIVFKALTKCWEKAFN; this comes from the coding sequence ATGTGCAGAACATCAACTGCTGAAAAAGTTATTTTAATCTTTGACGTGAAGAATAATGAGTTTAAGAATATCACTGGTTTTGACAAAGCGATTTATGATTTTATTCCAAAACTGGAGTATGTGGACACAAAATTATGTTTAGAGGATGTTTCTAGATACGGAAAAAATACTCCCATTACGAATATGCTGTCTGGCGTTTTGGATGTTATTTTAGAACAAAGTGAAAAATATAGGAATTTCAAAGATAAATTTGAAGAATTATTTGGCGCAGATGATTCAGAAATAAGAACGGAACTTAATAGTTTAGGCAATAAAGTTAAAATTTATCTTACTAAGCAATTCCCTGATTGCTCTGAAATAAAATTTAATGTATCAGAGCCTGATTTTCAAGACCTTATCAAAAATCTTACTACTTCTGTTGATGATGGGGTAGAGACTGGTGCTTTTGAAAAGGGTGATGGGATGCAAAGAGCTTTGATGCTTGCAATAATTCAAACTTATGCAGATTACCGAAGAGAACACGAGGCATTGAACAAGAGTTTTATTTTTCTTATTGATGAAGGTGAGCTTCATCTGCATCCATCAGCGCAACGAAATCTTAAGAAGGCATTAGTTGAGTTGTCTAATAAGGGAGACCAGGTTTTTTTGAATACGCACTCCTCGGTTCTTATTTCTGATGAAGAACAAGGGCAAAATATATTTAAGGTTGAAAAAAATGATAAAAGAACTGAAATAACTCAAATTGAAAATGAAGAAAAACCTTACATTATCTATGATTTATTAGGGGGTAGCCCTGCGGATTTACTTTTGCCAAAAAACTTTTTTATAGTTGAAGGAAAGAGTGACTATGAGTTTATTTCACGAGTTCTAAAACGACACTATACAGATAAACCTTCGGTTCAGATTATTATAGCTTGTGGTGATTTATCTCAGGCAGAAAGGTCACTAAATTCTGTGGAACAAATTTTTAAACCGATTGGGAAAAGTATTTACAAAGACAAGGTTGTTCTGTTGTGCGATAAACAAAATGATACTGCTAAATGGCAAAGCCTTCTAAACGCTTACCCAAATCTGAACGAGCGGGCTTTCCAATTAACAGTGAGTAATTTAGAAGAATATTACCCAAGTAGTTGGAAAAAGACTTCCGATGAGGTTGGTCGGATGAGTAGCCATCAAAAAAAGAACTTAGCTAAAGAAGTTGGCGATGCAATTGAAAAAAATGTTTTTGAGAATGAAATGGAGATAGTATTTAAAGCACTAACTAAATGTTGGGAAAAGGCGTTTAACTGA
- a CDS encoding toll/interleukin-1 receptor domain-containing protein: MNVFLSHSNHKEDKNIIDLIELGFRVLGINLYIAEREQTPSADLKPKLEKGIEGADILLVLYTSHASVSKDVIWEIGQANGLKKNICFISEYGLKKPIAHERQEDFPLDCQNAVRDICSVCNYFKKYSTLSEPNLKDNLIYDKETHAYWKVINGQKEGPYCSHCLEAKKCLIHTVELPGAWNCPECKTMIHKSGYKHPQFTRSRGIS, from the coding sequence ATGAATGTATTTCTAAGCCATAGCAACCACAAGGAAGACAAAAATATAATAGACCTAATTGAACTTGGATTTCGTGTTTTAGGAATAAATCTTTATATAGCGGAACGTGAACAAACTCCATCCGCTGACTTAAAACCAAAGCTGGAAAAAGGAATAGAAGGGGCAGATATACTACTTGTGTTATATACTTCTCATGCCTCAGTTTCTAAAGATGTCATTTGGGAAATAGGACAAGCAAATGGGCTAAAGAAAAATATATGTTTCATTTCGGAATATGGGTTAAAGAAACCTATAGCCCATGAACGTCAAGAAGATTTTCCTTTAGACTGTCAAAATGCTGTAAGAGATATATGCTCAGTTTGTAATTATTTTAAGAAGTATTCAACTCTTTCAGAACCTAATTTAAAAGATAATTTAATTTATGATAAAGAAACGCATGCTTATTGGAAGGTAATAAATGGACAAAAAGAAGGTCCTTATTGCTCACATTGCTTGGAGGCAAAGAAATGCTTGATTCATACCGTTGAATTACCCGGAGCATGGAATTGTCCTGAATGCAAAACCATGATTCACAAGAGTGGATACAAGCATCCTCAATTTACGAGGTCACGAGGCATTTCTTAA